A genomic window from Polaribacter gangjinensis includes:
- a CDS encoding mechanosensitive ion channel family protein, with protein sequence MISLLIKNFDLSKTFEKVVEKMYGWGESIILKLPNFILAIIVFTIFWYAAKYVSTFIKNVVLKKVSQESIKVILGRTSSIIITLIGFFTALAILDLDQVLTSVLAGAGVVGLAVGLALQGTLHNTFSGFILSFLPNIQIGDWIVSNGHEGQVTDINLRNVTIKEADNNLVAIPNSKIIDAPFKNYSATKRSRITITCGVGYESNLEDVKKITIQAIAGIFKQKPQEEIEFFYTAFGDSSINYMIRFWTDATGKREILEAQSNGIMAIKTAYNSHAINIPFPIRTLDFGKNKFQSETITIQKA encoded by the coding sequence ATGATCTCTTTACTTATTAAAAACTTCGATCTCAGCAAAACGTTTGAAAAAGTAGTAGAAAAAATGTATGGTTGGGGCGAATCGATTATTTTAAAACTTCCCAACTTTATACTCGCAATCATTGTTTTTACAATCTTTTGGTACGCTGCCAAATATGTGAGCACCTTTATCAAAAATGTGGTTTTAAAAAAGGTTTCGCAAGAATCTATCAAAGTGATTTTAGGCCGCACTTCGTCTATCATCATTACCCTGATTGGATTTTTCACTGCTTTAGCCATCTTAGATTTAGACCAAGTACTCACCTCTGTACTTGCAGGTGCAGGTGTGGTTGGATTGGCGGTTGGTTTGGCATTGCAAGGCACATTACACAATACCTTTTCTGGTTTTATCTTGTCTTTTTTACCCAATATTCAGATTGGAGATTGGATTGTGTCTAATGGTCATGAAGGTCAAGTAACAGACATCAATTTACGAAATGTAACCATTAAAGAGGCAGATAATAATTTGGTTGCTATTCCGAATTCTAAAATTATTGATGCACCTTTTAAAAATTACAGTGCTACCAAACGCTCTCGAATTACCATTACTTGTGGTGTTGGTTATGAGAGCAATTTAGAGGATGTGAAAAAAATAACCATTCAAGCAATTGCAGGTATTTTTAAACAAAAACCTCAAGAAGAAATTGAATTTTTTTACACTGCATTCGGAGATAGCTCCATCAACTATATGATTCGTTTTTGGACAGATGCCACTGGTAAAAGAGAGATTTTAGAGGCGCAAAGTAATGGCATTATGGCCATCAAAACGGCTTATAATTCTCATGCTATCAATATTCCGTTTCCAATTCGTACGTTAGATTTTGGTAAAAACAAATTCCAATCTGAAACGATAACAATTCAAAAAGCGTAA